The stretch of DNA CTCAGAAGTTGTGCCTGCAAATGAGCCCATACACAAAGATGGTAGTGCAGATATTTCAGAGATTATGATTGGAACTGCGCCAACAACTAAAGATGCCAGCAATGACCCAGTAGAACCCCTGCTCAAAGATACAGTCACTACTCCACATATGCAAATAGATCCACATAGCCAACCGAGTGAAGAGGCACCTGCACCTATTGATTTGGCCCCAGCTTCAGACAATGGTTAATATAGGACATTTTGATTTACCTTGAACATTGTATGGAACTTCTTCAGATTTGACTTTTTTATTTACTGTTTTGTGCTAATTGACAACAGATATACTATTTTAGTATTTAGTGGACttactttatattttaatacagCTAAATGTATCCAGTTTTTAGTTGTGGTAGCTGATTTTGATACTTTACATTTACTATTCATAGATCATCTTCACTACACAATTTTAATCTTCAGGTTTGATACTTTGAATGTACTATTCTTAGGAAACCTTCAATTTTTAGTGTTACCCGTTCAGTTTTTGTACTTTGAATTCACTATTCATAGATCacatttagtttttaattttgttttttggttttttgtgtaTCCGCTTATTATTTGAGGAACCTGATCAAATTCATGTACTGTCAAACAAACTTCGAGAACTttatatgcaatatatataagTATCAATCATTCAACATACGATGGCAGTggtcaaaaaacaaaagagacgGGTACAAAGGATACAGTTAGTCTGCGATTACTTCATTACATGTGGCTCTGTTATGCCCAACTTCGTGGCATCGACTACAATGTAAGTCACAAACACTAAATGCTTATGATTCAATCCTCCTTTTTTCTTGGTCGTCCGGGTCTCTTCTTTGAGGTAGGTGGACGAATATGGAGATGTCGACCCGCATCCATCAGTTTGTCGTGATCTGGTACAGGGAATATTGGACTCTCATATGCTTCTTTGTACACTGCGACCGTGTAGTAGCCTTCCACGTAACGATGAATGTTTACATCAGTTTGTAAGATTGCGCAGCAGGCATGGTTACAAGTAAGACCGTACACCTCCCACCGACGACAAGAACAAGTTCTATTACGTAAATCGACATGGTTGCCCTGCTTGTCAACGACTTCAAAAATATCACCATCAGATCGGCCTATGACTAAGCATATGCTTTCTTCAATAGTCTTTTCAATCTTCTTGTGAATCTCCGGGCAAAGATGGGTTTCCCATTTCATGCTATTCTCGCGCCGCTTATACATTAGGTTCATCATCTTGAACCTACATTGGTGGGAAGTAcacatgagagaaaaaaaactactactgcgaatataataaaaaaccatGGCAAAGCTACAATATTAAACACTACGCATAAATAAGGAACACTAAATACCTATTGTatgcaagaaatacaaaaaagaaacaacaaccaTAAAAACTATACACCAAAAACAAATACGAAATAACAAAAGCGTAAAGTACTCATTACGGTTTAAAACCACATGGTAAAGCCAAAACTCAAACATTTAATATAGATACTACATTAGAATGTTTGAAAGTAAATACATTCAGCTGAAATAGAACCAATCTCCAACACTCATCTTTTAATCCTTTCCCTAGGTGACCATTAGCCTTCAAAAAGTTTGCTTGGAGATGTCACAAACAGTAGCCATGTGAGGTAGAGGGGAAGACTTTGGCAATGGCATTAACAAGTCCCTTAGAACGGTCTGAAATGAATGTAATGATTTTGTGGTAGTCATCTTCACCATATATTGCATCACACAGAGTGGAAATGAACCATGTCCAGTTATCGTTAGTTTCATTATCAACAATAGTAAAAGCTAGATGAAATATACCTTCATTACCATCCTTTGCAGTTGCGCCTAGTAGGATGCCACCATATTTACCTAGCAAATGGTTGCCATCGAGGAATAGCATGGGTCTACAACCACGCTTAAAACCTTGAAGACATgcatgaaagcaaaaaaaaCCACGCTTAAAGCGTTCTCCATCCTTCTCAATGATAACGATGCTACCTGGGTTGGTTTCGGAAACCTTACTTGCATACCATATCAACAGATCATAACTTGCAACGTCGCTTCCATGGAGAATTCCCTTTGCCACCTCTTTACCCAtccatgcttgtttgtatggtaGCCGGACACCATGGTCACACAATATATCACGTTGTATGTCTACAGCCCGGTATAGAGGACGATCTCGCAATTTCCTCATTACTTGCctgctaacccattttttagaAGCCCTCGGATGAGATGTTGTGCCGATACCCCCACCACATGTATGactattttgggttgttttgattctaaatgtTGGGAGGTTGCTATCTCTTGAGGCGTGGACACGCCATTGACATAACTCAGCAGCACATGTGACAGTAACTCTATCTTTATCATTTTCTATGAACCTGAAGTTGAAATTGCAGTTGATGGCTAAGTCGCACAATGAATCCTTGAATTCTTGTGCATTTTTGAAGGGTTGGCCAACCATGAAAATTTCAGCTTCTGTATCTTGTAAAGAATTGCTTATAGTTATGCCTCCTCCATGTGTCATTGCCAGTGTATTTTGCGATGTTGGTACCCTTGTTATATACATTCGGTAAAtagttagtaaaataaataaacaacaacactTTAAAACTGAATAGTTATGGCAAATAAGCTTCggaaataacaaaaactaatggctaaaaaataaaactaataccaAACAAATGATACTATACCCAAACAAATATTAATGACCACATATGCGAAACATAATTCAAATCCTTGCCACATTATACAAAAATGAGTGCAAAACCAAATAGAATAAGATATTTACAATGACATTGGTGAAGTACAGATGGCCTCCGTTGTTTCGTTCACAGTGTCTATGATCATGTTCACCACGGTCTTTTTGAATATACGATgaacattacacatgttctgaAAGTCATCCTCTGAGCTAATGGAGCATATTGTCTTGTGCTCATCTGGCATTATATACTTTACTCGCACTGTAGAAGGTTCGAGAGCCCAATA from Dioscorea cayenensis subsp. rotundata cultivar TDr96_F1 unplaced genomic scaffold, TDr96_F1_v2_PseudoChromosome.rev07_lg8_w22 25.fasta BLBR01000621.1, whole genome shotgun sequence encodes:
- the LOC120254772 gene encoding uncharacterized protein LOC120254772 — translated: MTHGGGITISNSLQDTEAEIFMVGQPFKNAQEFKDSLCDLAINCNFNFRFIENDKDRVTVTCAAELCQWRVHASRDSNLPTFRIKTTQNSHTCGGGIGTTSHPRASKKWVSRQVMRKLRDRPLYRAVDIQRDILCDHGVRLPYKQAWMGKEVAKGILHGSDVASYDLLIWYASKVSETNPGSIVIIEKDGERFKRGFFCFHACLQGFKRGCRPMLFLDGNHLLGKYGGILLGATAKDGNEGIFHLAFTIVDNETNDNWTWFISTLCDAIYGEDDYHKIITFISDRSKGLVNAIAKVFPSTSHGYCL